A window from Hemicordylus capensis ecotype Gifberg chromosome 2, rHemCap1.1.pri, whole genome shotgun sequence encodes these proteins:
- the LOC128346060 gene encoding uncharacterized protein LOC128346060 isoform X2 codes for MLRAVLHYTGLLKRKANGKTPPKRSKACPVAEAKETAQGSWRSILVTGGDEASRNENYEKIWEGKIVGLWDTIFCEVQANIFSVDTLYHIYKKATMAINTGKATLDDLSYESKEIYVQTIVKEMEKSHLKPEAIYIHIAGMMTSYTLSKLDPPLSLKTEESLIRQSIRGMAAYCLGRGDLYNKDLQKNAAEAFTLMLCSLLREKPSTACLLRILGYFNACIDSTDETMRAMAIQSCIPLLYYAGYLRNINMKQVKAKIPPLLHLVWTSLWWIIDA; via the exons at GCTCCGAGCAGTTCTACATTATACGGGCCTCCTCAAGAGGAAGGCAAATGGCAAGACTCCTCCAAAGAGGAGCAAAGCCTGCCCTGTTGCAGAAGCCAAGGAAACTGCCCAGGGTAGCTGGAGGAGCATCTTAGTCACTGGAGGAGATGAAG CATCAAGAAATGAAAACTATGAAAAAATCTGGGAAGGAAAAATcgttggtctctgggacaccaTCTTCTGTGAAGTTCAG GCCAACATTTTTAGTGTCGATACACTGTACCACATCTACAAAAAAGCCACCATGGCCATAAACACTGGGAAGGCAACACTCGATGACCTGTCCTACGAGAGCAAAGAGATCTATGTGCAGACAATAGTG AAAGAGATGGAGAAGTCCCACCTAAAGCCAGAAGCCATCTATATCCACATAGCTGGAATGATGACAAGCTACACCTTGAG CAAACTAGATCCTCCACTCTCTCTCAAAACAGAGGAGTCTCTCATCCGGCAGAGTATTCGTGGGATGGCAGCTTACTGCCTAGGCAGAGGAGATCTCTACAACAAG gACCTTCAAAAAAATGCTGCAGAAGCATTCACTTTGATGCTCTGCAGCTTGCTAAGGGAGAAGCCATCCACTGCATGTCTGCTCCGCATTTTGGGG TATTTTAACGCTTGCATTGACAGCACTGATGAAACCATGAGAGCAATGGCCATTCAAAGCTGTATTCCGTTGCTATATTATGCTGGTTATCTGCGCAACATTAAT ATGAAGCAAGTGAAGGCCAAGATTCCTCCTTTGCTGCACCTTGTTTGGACCAGCCTGTGGTGGATAATAGATGCTTAG
- the LOC128346060 gene encoding uncharacterized protein LOC128346060 isoform X3, which yields MPAGFARLRAVLHYTGLLKRKANGKTPPKRSKACPVAEAKETAQGSWRSILVTGGDEASRNENYEKIWEGKIVGLWDTIFCEVQKEMEKSHLKPEAIYIHIAGMMTSYTLSKLDPPLSLKTEESLIRQSIRGMAAYCLGRGDLYNKDLQKNAAEAFTLMLCSLLREKPSTACLLRILGYFNACIDSTDETMRAMAIQSCIPLLYYAGYLRNINMKQVKAKIPPLLHLVWTSLWWIIDA from the exons ATGCCTGCAGGATTTGCCAG GCTCCGAGCAGTTCTACATTATACGGGCCTCCTCAAGAGGAAGGCAAATGGCAAGACTCCTCCAAAGAGGAGCAAAGCCTGCCCTGTTGCAGAAGCCAAGGAAACTGCCCAGGGTAGCTGGAGGAGCATCTTAGTCACTGGAGGAGATGAAG CATCAAGAAATGAAAACTATGAAAAAATCTGGGAAGGAAAAATcgttggtctctgggacaccaTCTTCTGTGAAGTTCAG AAAGAGATGGAGAAGTCCCACCTAAAGCCAGAAGCCATCTATATCCACATAGCTGGAATGATGACAAGCTACACCTTGAG CAAACTAGATCCTCCACTCTCTCTCAAAACAGAGGAGTCTCTCATCCGGCAGAGTATTCGTGGGATGGCAGCTTACTGCCTAGGCAGAGGAGATCTCTACAACAAG gACCTTCAAAAAAATGCTGCAGAAGCATTCACTTTGATGCTCTGCAGCTTGCTAAGGGAGAAGCCATCCACTGCATGTCTGCTCCGCATTTTGGGG TATTTTAACGCTTGCATTGACAGCACTGATGAAACCATGAGAGCAATGGCCATTCAAAGCTGTATTCCGTTGCTATATTATGCTGGTTATCTGCGCAACATTAAT ATGAAGCAAGTGAAGGCCAAGATTCCTCCTTTGCTGCACCTTGTTTGGACCAGCCTGTGGTGGATAATAGATGCTTAG
- the LOC128346060 gene encoding uncharacterized protein LOC128346060 isoform X1 → MPAGFARLRAVLHYTGLLKRKANGKTPPKRSKACPVAEAKETAQGSWRSILVTGGDEASRNENYEKIWEGKIVGLWDTIFCEVQANIFSVDTLYHIYKKATMAINTGKATLDDLSYESKEIYVQTIVKEMEKSHLKPEAIYIHIAGMMTSYTLSKLDPPLSLKTEESLIRQSIRGMAAYCLGRGDLYNKDLQKNAAEAFTLMLCSLLREKPSTACLLRILGYFNACIDSTDETMRAMAIQSCIPLLYYAGYLRNINMKQVKAKIPPLLHLVWTSLWWIIDA, encoded by the exons ATGCCTGCAGGATTTGCCAG GCTCCGAGCAGTTCTACATTATACGGGCCTCCTCAAGAGGAAGGCAAATGGCAAGACTCCTCCAAAGAGGAGCAAAGCCTGCCCTGTTGCAGAAGCCAAGGAAACTGCCCAGGGTAGCTGGAGGAGCATCTTAGTCACTGGAGGAGATGAAG CATCAAGAAATGAAAACTATGAAAAAATCTGGGAAGGAAAAATcgttggtctctgggacaccaTCTTCTGTGAAGTTCAG GCCAACATTTTTAGTGTCGATACACTGTACCACATCTACAAAAAAGCCACCATGGCCATAAACACTGGGAAGGCAACACTCGATGACCTGTCCTACGAGAGCAAAGAGATCTATGTGCAGACAATAGTG AAAGAGATGGAGAAGTCCCACCTAAAGCCAGAAGCCATCTATATCCACATAGCTGGAATGATGACAAGCTACACCTTGAG CAAACTAGATCCTCCACTCTCTCTCAAAACAGAGGAGTCTCTCATCCGGCAGAGTATTCGTGGGATGGCAGCTTACTGCCTAGGCAGAGGAGATCTCTACAACAAG gACCTTCAAAAAAATGCTGCAGAAGCATTCACTTTGATGCTCTGCAGCTTGCTAAGGGAGAAGCCATCCACTGCATGTCTGCTCCGCATTTTGGGG TATTTTAACGCTTGCATTGACAGCACTGATGAAACCATGAGAGCAATGGCCATTCAAAGCTGTATTCCGTTGCTATATTATGCTGGTTATCTGCGCAACATTAAT ATGAAGCAAGTGAAGGCCAAGATTCCTCCTTTGCTGCACCTTGTTTGGACCAGCCTGTGGTGGATAATAGATGCTTAG